In one window of Pseudomonas putida DNA:
- a CDS encoding methyl-accepting chemotaxis protein produces the protein MSATALEVARSAALAADGAQQVNRESANGRSLVAHQQDSIARLAGEIDQTVVAVNQLVGDSQAIGRVLEVIRSIAEQTNLLALNAAIEAARAGEQGRGFAVVADEVRTLARRTQDSTEEIAQMIQRLQEGVGAAVRAMGSSHQMAAGTVDEARQVQQALANILGAVGGIVEQNQQIAAAVEQQTAVAHDIDQNIVAINRAAQDTTQGACQTEDASRALSSQVVELKRLIGAFRV, from the coding sequence ATGAGCGCCACCGCCCTAGAGGTGGCCCGCAGCGCGGCGCTGGCCGCCGATGGTGCGCAGCAGGTCAACCGCGAGAGTGCCAACGGGCGCAGCCTGGTGGCGCACCAGCAGGACAGCATTGCTCGCCTGGCCGGCGAGATCGACCAGACGGTGGTTGCGGTCAACCAGCTGGTCGGCGACAGCCAGGCCATCGGCCGGGTGCTGGAAGTGATCCGCAGCATTGCCGAGCAGACCAACCTGCTGGCACTGAACGCAGCCATCGAGGCGGCGCGTGCGGGCGAGCAGGGCAGGGGCTTTGCCGTGGTTGCCGATGAAGTACGTACCCTGGCACGCCGCACCCAGGACTCCACCGAGGAGATCGCGCAGATGATCCAGCGCCTGCAGGAAGGGGTTGGTGCTGCCGTGCGAGCCATGGGCAGCAGCCACCAGATGGCGGCGGGGACCGTGGATGAAGCGCGGCAGGTGCAGCAGGCACTTGCCAATATCCTGGGCGCGGTGGGCGGCATCGTCGAGCAGAACCAGCAGATCGCCGCGGCCGTCGAGCAACAAACGGCCGTGGCCCATGACATCGACCAGAACATCGTGGCGATCAACCGCGCGGCGCAGGACACCACGCAGGGTGCCTGCCAGACGGAGGACGCCAGCCGCGCGCTGTCGAGCCAGGTGGTGGAGCTGAAGCGGCTGATCGGGGCCTTTAGAGTCTAG
- a CDS encoding D-Ala-D-Ala carboxypeptidase family metallohydrolase, producing MKSVGTWLLATSLLAMTGVCADERDVRMFAHWAGDHETRAFRQMLVDARLYGVVPIHQLLRSASDWRLCRASPFAMAPSAQWPAVRSTLALIRTLEQQGILRQFEVVSAYREPKLNACAGGAVGSAHTRAFAVDLLLPDWADPNPLCAFWQQQGQAWNMGLGRYPSGRIHLDTAGYRTWGGDGSAGSSFCARPR from the coding sequence ATGAAAAGTGTCGGAACATGGCTGTTGGCGACGTCGCTTCTGGCGATGACAGGGGTCTGCGCCGATGAGCGTGATGTGCGGATGTTCGCGCATTGGGCGGGCGACCACGAGACCCGCGCGTTTCGCCAGATGCTGGTGGATGCGCGGTTGTACGGGGTGGTGCCGATCCATCAGTTGCTGCGTTCGGCATCGGACTGGCGTCTGTGCCGCGCCTCGCCGTTCGCCATGGCGCCGAGCGCGCAATGGCCGGCCGTGCGCTCGACCCTGGCACTGATCCGCACCCTCGAGCAGCAGGGCATCCTGCGCCAGTTCGAGGTGGTGTCCGCCTACCGCGAGCCCAAGCTCAACGCTTGTGCCGGGGGCGCGGTGGGCAGCGCCCATACCCGCGCCTTCGCTGTCGACCTGCTGCTGCCCGACTGGGCCGACCCCAATCCGCTGTGCGCCTTCTGGCAGCAGCAGGGGCAGGCCTGGAACATGGGGCTGGGGCGCTATCCCTCAGGCCGTATCCATCTCGATACCGCGGGCTATCGCACCTGGGGTGGCGATGGCAGCGCAGGTTCGTCGTTCTGCGCCAGGCCCAGGTGA
- a CDS encoding LysR substrate-binding domain-containing protein codes for MKLPHLTALRYFDSAARSESFVRAAEQLHVTHGAVSRQVRLLEEGLGIELFERRNRAVFLTAAGRTLFDTTQTIFEQLASTVQRLQEHAQDNVLVLSCEPTLAMRWLIPRLPDFHAHHPDLQLHLVAAGGPVDFTRGGIDLALRRDDFRWDRQLHSLKICEEWIGPVARAGAPATLDGQRLLHSHTRTTAWNTWLSLSGHSATGTERSDYEHFYLSIQAASAGLGMAIASALMVGDELRSGQLQAPYGFLRDGSAYHLLSPQPLDDDSKRQRFAEWVLRQCQGSLDHLGLAQNDEPALPSPPQVR; via the coding sequence ATGAAGCTCCCCCACCTCACCGCCCTGCGCTACTTCGACAGCGCTGCGCGCAGCGAAAGCTTCGTGCGCGCCGCCGAGCAACTGCACGTCACCCATGGCGCGGTCAGCCGCCAGGTCCGGCTGCTCGAAGAGGGCCTGGGGATCGAACTGTTCGAGCGCCGCAATCGCGCGGTCTTCCTCACCGCCGCCGGGCGAACCCTGTTCGACACCACCCAGACGATTTTCGAACAGCTCGCCAGCACGGTGCAGCGCCTGCAGGAACACGCACAGGACAACGTCCTGGTGCTGTCGTGCGAGCCCACCCTCGCCATGCGCTGGCTGATCCCGCGCCTGCCGGACTTCCATGCCCACCACCCGGACCTGCAACTGCACCTGGTGGCCGCGGGCGGCCCGGTCGACTTCACCCGCGGCGGTATCGACCTGGCGTTGCGCCGAGACGACTTCCGCTGGGATCGCCAACTGCACAGCCTGAAGATCTGCGAGGAATGGATCGGCCCTGTCGCCCGCGCGGGCGCGCCCGCCACGCTCGACGGCCAGCGCCTGCTGCACAGCCACACCCGCACCACAGCCTGGAACACCTGGCTGAGCCTGAGCGGCCACAGCGCCACCGGCACAGAACGCAGCGACTACGAGCATTTCTATCTGTCGATCCAGGCCGCCAGTGCCGGGCTGGGCATGGCCATCGCCTCGGCACTGATGGTTGGCGATGAACTACGCAGCGGCCAGTTGCAGGCGCCCTACGGGTTTCTGCGCGACGGCTCGGCTTATCATCTGCTCAGCCCCCAGCCCCTGGACGACGACAGCAAGCGCCAGCGCTTCGCCGAATGGGTCTTGCGCCAGTGCCAGGGCAGCCTCGATCACCTGGGCCTGGCGCAGAACGACGAACCTGCGCTGCCATCGCCACCCCAGGTGCGATAG
- a CDS encoding LysE family translocator, with protein MTELIAVALFTLLAVISPGADFAMVTRSSYAQGRRAGLAAALGIALGVQVHVLYTLFGIAVLISRSPTLFVLMKTLGAGYLVYLGYRSLTNTQRIRLDSQEPVSAAGTFAALRTGFLTNALNPKTMLFVISAYTQVVKPGSELAINLGYGAFMSLAHWAWFSLVAVFFSSAGLRKAMIERQIVVDRVIGVALIGLGVAVAMAGIR; from the coding sequence ATGACCGAACTGATCGCCGTTGCCCTGTTCACCCTCCTGGCTGTCATCAGCCCCGGCGCGGACTTCGCCATGGTCACCCGCAGCAGTTATGCACAAGGGCGTCGAGCCGGGCTGGCGGCAGCTTTGGGGATCGCCCTGGGGGTTCAGGTGCACGTGCTGTACACATTGTTCGGCATCGCTGTGCTCATCAGCCGCAGCCCGACGCTGTTCGTGTTGATGAAAACGCTGGGGGCGGGGTATCTGGTCTATCTGGGATACCGGTCGCTGACCAATACCCAACGCATCCGTCTCGACAGCCAGGAGCCGGTCAGTGCGGCGGGCACATTCGCGGCCCTGCGCACGGGGTTTCTCACCAACGCACTGAACCCCAAGACCATGCTGTTCGTGATCAGCGCCTACACGCAGGTGGTAAAGCCGGGCAGCGAACTGGCGATAAACCTGGGCTATGGTGCCTTCATGTCGTTGGCCCATTGGGCGTGGTTCAGCCTGGTGGCGGTGTTTTTCTCCAGCGCCGGGCTGCGCAAGGCGATGATCGAACGACAGATCGTGGTGGATCGGGTGATCGGAGTGGCATTGATTGGCCTGGGGGTGGCCGTCGCCATGGCGGGCATACGCTGA
- a CDS encoding FecR family protein, translating into MNPMPAVQFDHDPQREALEWFARLRQPGGDERQRKAFALWCQDPDNARAFAALESRWQQLQSPPARLRPREVAVRRSHWGKALGALFLLLLAALAYLYWPLMQRLGSELHTAAGERRSLRLADGSTLHLDSASAMNVDLRSRTRQLQLVQGQMYLEVMLDGRALEVQVDDARIQVFGTRLMIARNSDYDELVVLRGKAMVSQGGDQRMVSAGERVRFNPVRIDAVEKADIKTADAWRNGQLAARDMPLQQVLERLASYQGQRVWMMDEQTAYRRISGDFNLDRAGETLDSLAAAQQLRVNNLLGQWLIVR; encoded by the coding sequence ATGAACCCGATGCCCGCCGTGCAGTTCGATCACGATCCCCAACGCGAAGCACTGGAATGGTTCGCCCGCCTGCGCCAGCCGGGTGGTGATGAGCGGCAGCGCAAGGCCTTCGCCCTGTGGTGCCAGGATCCGGACAATGCCCGCGCTTTTGCGGCGCTGGAAAGCCGCTGGCAACAATTGCAGAGCCCGCCTGCGCGGCTGCGGCCACGGGAGGTGGCGGTACGTCGCAGTCACTGGGGCAAAGCGCTGGGGGCGTTGTTCCTGTTGCTGCTGGCCGCGTTGGCCTACCTCTACTGGCCGTTGATGCAGCGCCTGGGCAGCGAGCTGCACACCGCTGCGGGCGAGCGCCGCAGCCTGCGCCTGGCGGACGGTTCGACCCTGCATCTGGACAGCGCCAGCGCCATGAACGTCGACCTGCGCAGCCGCACCCGCCAACTGCAGTTGGTGCAGGGCCAGATGTACCTTGAAGTGATGCTCGATGGGCGCGCGCTGGAAGTGCAGGTGGACGATGCACGGATCCAGGTGTTCGGCACCCGCCTGATGATCGCTCGCAACAGCGACTACGACGAACTGGTGGTGCTCAGAGGCAAGGCCATGGTCAGCCAGGGCGGCGACCAGCGCATGGTGTCGGCGGGCGAGCGGGTCAGGTTCAACCCGGTGCGTATCGACGCGGTGGAAAAGGCCGACATCAAGACGGCCGATGCCTGGCGCAACGGGCAACTGGCCGCCCGGGACATGCCCTTGCAGCAGGTGCTGGAGAGGCTTGCCAGCTACCAAGGGCAGCGGGTGTGGATGATGGACGAGCAAACCGCTTACCGGCGCATCAGCGGTGATTTCAACCTCGACCGCGCAGGCGAAACCCTCGACAGCCTCGCCGCCGCCCAACAACTGCGGGTCAACAACCTGCTCGGGCAGTGGCTGATCGTCCGCTGA
- a CDS encoding MFS transporter, with amino-acid sequence MAISSTSSSPATSSATPTSGSSPLVMRIITFCALAHLINDLIQSVLPAIYPMLKANYDLSFAQIGLITLTFQVTASLLQPWVGFYTDKRPTPNLLPLGTLCTLVGIVMLAFVGSFPMILLASALVGIGSSTFHPETSRIARLASGGRFGLAQSTFQVGGNAGSAFGPLLAAAIVIPFGQTHVAWFGLAALFFFGVTLLLRRWYKDHLNQFKARKAGAATHGLSRQRVLAALIVLGLLVFSKYFYMASFTSYFTFYLIEKFDLSVASSQLHLFLFLGAVAAGTFFGGPIGDRIGRKAVIWFSILGVAPFTLALPYADLFWTTVLSLVIGFILASAFSAIVVYAQELVPGNVGMIAGIFFGLMFGFGGIGAALLGYLADLRGIEYVYGLCSFLPLFGLLAVFLPSTGKR; translated from the coding sequence ATGGCCATCAGCAGTACCTCGTCCAGCCCCGCGACCAGCAGCGCAACGCCGACTTCTGGCAGCAGCCCGCTGGTGATGCGGATCATCACCTTCTGCGCACTTGCACACCTGATCAACGACCTGATCCAGTCGGTGTTGCCGGCGATCTATCCGATGCTCAAGGCCAACTACGACCTGAGCTTCGCCCAGATCGGCCTGATCACTCTGACTTTCCAGGTCACCGCCTCACTGCTGCAGCCATGGGTCGGCTTCTATACCGACAAGCGGCCCACGCCGAACCTGCTGCCGCTGGGCACGCTGTGCACCTTGGTGGGTATCGTCATGCTGGCGTTCGTTGGTAGCTTCCCGATGATCCTGCTGGCCTCGGCGCTGGTGGGGATCGGCTCTTCGACCTTCCACCCGGAAACCTCGCGCATCGCCCGCCTGGCCTCCGGCGGGCGCTTCGGCCTGGCGCAGTCGACCTTCCAGGTAGGGGGCAACGCCGGCTCGGCCTTCGGCCCGCTGCTGGCGGCGGCGATCGTCATCCCGTTCGGCCAGACCCACGTCGCCTGGTTCGGCCTGGCGGCGTTGTTCTTCTTCGGTGTGACCTTGCTGCTGCGCCGCTGGTACAAGGATCACCTGAACCAGTTCAAGGCGCGCAAGGCCGGTGCCGCCACCCACGGCCTGTCGCGCCAGCGTGTGCTCGCCGCGCTGATCGTGCTGGGGCTGCTGGTGTTCTCCAAGTACTTCTACATGGCCAGCTTCACCAGCTACTTCACGTTCTACCTGATCGAGAAGTTCGACCTGTCGGTGGCCAGCTCGCAACTGCACCTGTTCCTGTTCCTCGGCGCGGTGGCGGCGGGCACCTTCTTCGGTGGGCCTATCGGTGACCGCATCGGGCGCAAGGCAGTCATCTGGTTCTCGATCCTGGGCGTGGCACCGTTCACCCTGGCGCTGCCCTACGCCGATCTGTTCTGGACCACGGTGCTGAGCCTGGTGATCGGCTTCATCCTCGCCTCGGCGTTCTCGGCGATCGTCGTGTATGCCCAGGAGCTGGTGCCGGGGAACGTCGGCATGATCGCGGGCATTTTCTTCGGGCTGATGTTCGGCTTCGGCGGGATCGGCGCGGCGCTGCTGGGCTATCTCGCGGACCTGCGCGGGATCGAGTACGTATATGGGCTGTGCTCGTTCCTGCCGTTGTTCGGCTTGCTGGCGGTGTTCCTGCCGTCCACCGGCAAGCGTTGA